In one window of Desulforhabdus amnigena DNA:
- a CDS encoding YheT family hydrolase, whose translation MPLLVSTSYQPPFVLQNGHFQTIFPSLFRRVRDVSYHRIRISTPDDDFIDLDRASVGGDKLGVIAHGLEGSSCRSYVLGMVQALNAQGWDAVAWNFRGCSGEPNRQIRFYHSGDTDDLNTVLKEILNRFDYRHIALIGFSMGGNVILKFLGEYSARMHPSIKAGIAFSVPCDLASAAHKLKQPSNLIYMKRFLLNLHEKIRIKMKQFPGRIDDKGYHLIHSFKEFDERYTAPLHGFESAEDYWEKSSSKGFLHRISIPVLMVNALDDPFLSSSCYPYEEALNNPCFFLEAPRFGGHVGFMGYGNGGNRYWSETRTVQFLKNQCNWK comes from the coding sequence GTGCCGCTTCTTGTTTCCACTTCTTACCAGCCCCCTTTTGTTCTTCAAAATGGTCATTTTCAGACAATCTTTCCCAGCCTTTTCCGCAGGGTGCGAGACGTTTCCTATCATCGCATCAGGATCTCAACTCCAGATGATGATTTCATCGACCTGGATCGCGCTTCCGTTGGGGGCGACAAACTTGGAGTGATCGCTCATGGGTTGGAGGGAAGTTCCTGCCGCAGCTATGTTTTGGGAATGGTGCAGGCTTTGAATGCCCAAGGATGGGATGCTGTAGCATGGAATTTCAGAGGATGCAGTGGAGAGCCCAATCGCCAGATCAGATTTTATCACAGTGGGGATACGGATGACCTCAATACCGTGCTCAAGGAAATTCTGAACAGGTTCGACTACCGCCACATCGCCTTGATTGGATTCAGTATGGGCGGGAATGTGATTCTGAAATTTCTGGGAGAATATTCGGCACGCATGCACCCCTCCATCAAGGCGGGTATCGCATTCTCCGTTCCTTGCGATTTGGCATCCGCTGCTCACAAGTTGAAGCAACCTTCAAATCTCATTTACATGAAGCGGTTTCTCCTGAATCTACACGAAAAAATACGTATAAAAATGAAACAGTTTCCTGGTCGAATCGATGATAAGGGCTACCACCTCATTCACAGTTTTAAAGAGTTCGATGAGCGTTATACGGCACCTCTCCATGGATTTGAAAGCGCGGAGGATTATTGGGAGAAGTCCAGCAGCAAGGGGTTTTTGCATCGCATTTCAATCCCTGTTCTGATGGTGAACGCTCTGGATGATCCATTTCTCTCCTCTTCGTGTTATCCTTATGAAGAAGCTTTGAATAATCCCTGTTTTTTCCTGGAAGCCCCCAGGTTTGGTGGGCACGTGGGATTTATGGGATATGGGAATGGCGGGAATCGATACTGGTCGGAAACACGCACCGTACAATTCTTGAAGAACCAATGCAATTGGAAATAA
- a CDS encoding YcaO-like family protein yields MNNETVPASTQMHYELRLTTTASGVGYFACCPAEETVFNDYIEYLRSHPFDEFMHKHLMESLSVLKEEKIRDMIKKAGKDDPVFLSLLYEVCHIYEKFTVLRKLFESEDLKELSSYTPLIHIRSDRLEDQALHFKWIQLFEENINEHKSIPSPQSIGLPFPFAERELLSDSRHVVSIKTVSDGIPKSSTQHSDSLPSFEETAQKALEKLQKTGVLGGTEMRHASSLSPYALFRQWNINHAVRNGRHDYTLRGVQTSYGRGLSLPMARASYSMEIVERCSAFADFGPEGVLGYVKGYPLTYASYEELAGGTTAVLDPNTLCLEVPYENSPLYWLEGEYRDEDGLHPILVPAQCVFLFCNLDEISLFSGLGSTGLASGNTMEQAKVSALLEVLERDAEGVTLYDPSRCFRIEANDAVLSPLLAGYRAKGIHIQFQNMTSELGIPCYKCFVVGSEGQIIKGTSAHPDGRRALVSALTETPYPFPYGPPSASGPDGLPVVRFQDIPNYSRGDYREDLALLEGVLMANGYRPIYVDLTREDLGLPVVKAIVPGLEFMADFDRFSRVSPRLFADYLNLFR; encoded by the coding sequence ATGAACAATGAGACTGTACCTGCAAGTACTCAAATGCACTACGAACTGCGGCTGACAACTACGGCCTCCGGTGTGGGATATTTCGCATGCTGCCCAGCGGAGGAAACAGTTTTCAACGATTACATCGAATACTTGAGGTCCCATCCTTTTGACGAGTTTATGCACAAGCATTTGATGGAATCCCTCTCCGTCCTGAAAGAGGAAAAAATCCGGGACATGATCAAGAAAGCCGGGAAGGACGATCCGGTTTTCTTGTCTCTTTTGTATGAGGTTTGCCATATCTATGAAAAATTCACTGTATTACGAAAGCTTTTTGAATCGGAAGATCTGAAAGAGCTGAGTTCGTATACTCCCCTCATCCATATTCGATCGGACCGTTTAGAGGATCAGGCTCTCCATTTCAAATGGATTCAATTATTTGAGGAAAATATCAACGAGCACAAATCCATCCCCTCTCCCCAATCCATCGGCCTGCCCTTTCCGTTTGCAGAAAGGGAGCTTCTCTCGGATTCCAGGCATGTTGTTTCCATCAAAACAGTCTCCGATGGCATTCCAAAATCTTCGACTCAGCACTCGGACTCCCTCCCCTCTTTTGAAGAAACCGCACAAAAAGCTCTGGAAAAACTTCAAAAAACCGGGGTGCTGGGCGGCACGGAAATGCGGCATGCATCTTCCCTGAGCCCTTATGCCCTATTTCGACAGTGGAACATCAACCATGCAGTGCGCAACGGCCGGCATGATTATACCCTCCGTGGCGTGCAGACAAGCTATGGGCGAGGGCTTTCACTGCCAATGGCAAGGGCTTCTTATTCCATGGAAATAGTGGAACGGTGTTCAGCCTTTGCCGATTTTGGTCCGGAAGGGGTTCTCGGGTACGTGAAGGGGTATCCCCTTACCTACGCTTCTTATGAAGAGCTTGCAGGAGGAACGACCGCTGTTCTTGATCCCAATACATTGTGCCTGGAAGTTCCCTATGAAAATAGTCCCCTGTACTGGCTGGAGGGAGAGTATCGCGATGAAGACGGCCTTCATCCGATCCTCGTTCCGGCTCAGTGTGTCTTTCTTTTCTGTAATCTCGATGAAATCAGTCTCTTCAGCGGCCTCGGGTCCACCGGTCTGGCTTCGGGCAATACCATGGAACAGGCCAAGGTGAGTGCTCTTTTGGAAGTGCTGGAACGTGATGCTGAAGGGGTGACGCTCTATGATCCTTCGCGATGCTTCAGGATCGAGGCAAACGATGCGGTGCTGAGTCCTCTCCTGGCTGGATATCGCGCGAAGGGAATCCACATTCAATTTCAGAATATGACCTCTGAATTGGGAATACCATGCTACAAGTGTTTCGTCGTGGGGTCCGAGGGGCAAATCATCAAGGGCACCAGTGCACATCCGGATGGAAGACGCGCTCTCGTTTCCGCTTTGACGGAAACGCCTTATCCTTTCCCGTACGGACCCCCATCCGCTTCAGGCCCCGATGGACTACCCGTAGTGCGCTTTCAGGATATTCCCAATTATTCCAGAGGCGACTACAGGGAAGATCTGGCCCTCTTGGAAGGGGTTCTGATGGCCAACGGGTATCGCCCTATTTACGTCGACCTGACGCGTGAGGATCTTGGCCTGCCCGTGGTGAAAGCCATTGTCCCGGGATTAGAGTTTATGGCGGATTTTGATCGCTTCTCGCGCGTCAGCCCTCGCCTATTTGCTGATTATTTGAATTTGTTCCGTTAA
- a CDS encoding ATP-dependent helicase, with protein MPIDQLSPSQQAAVTYVSSPTIVTAGAGSGKTRTLTTKIAHLVNDLGYSPDRILAITFTNKAAAEMKSRLQRATQRPANDFPWVRTFHSACFKILKAHCDLLGYQKPLMIHDDSQQKTHLKKVLAELNLDKKYLYGAGSMISHAKNSGDPQKFLNLHGKLPRKLEIYRKYNEMLEQNNSIDFDDILLLTRDLLIKFPEIRDRYQNSFDYILVDEFQDSNDIQNQIIDLLLRDGRLTVVGDDYQSIYKFRGADPFHFINFPRKYCDARIFKLEENYRSTTEIVAASDALIANNSQRMEKTCFSRRKGELIHVKSLPTDDAEAAWVAKKCWEYVGYKKITMQEIAILYRTKFTSLPFERALRSERLPYNMVGAQGFFQRREVQDLNAYLISAVNVRDDVSFERIINVPKRGIGPGALKKIFAAKERDMSLQDACRKALRRNILPKKAMVELDKLLSFIEAIGKEKPDTALRKVVMEMEYGEYIKSIAENEEDVISRMENIKQMIYDASQKDSIASYLEDAALIRDDQDTADKKNGIRLSTIHAAKGLEFKVVFVVALEEGILPHGRSFDARDEKKHDEGIEEERRLMYVAMTRASDYLHLTSSRTRRGEATIESRFLDEIPEDLQDRQ; from the coding sequence ATGCCCATCGATCAGCTTTCGCCGTCTCAGCAGGCGGCTGTCACCTATGTCTCCAGTCCCACCATTGTCACCGCAGGCGCGGGAAGTGGAAAAACCAGGACCCTGACCACCAAGATTGCCCACCTGGTGAACGACCTTGGTTATAGTCCCGATAGGATTCTCGCCATTACCTTTACCAACAAAGCGGCTGCCGAAATGAAGAGCAGGCTTCAAAGGGCAACCCAAAGGCCGGCAAACGATTTTCCCTGGGTGAGGACTTTTCACAGCGCCTGTTTCAAGATCCTGAAAGCCCACTGCGATTTACTGGGATACCAAAAACCCCTCATGATTCATGACGACTCCCAACAGAAAACGCACCTGAAGAAAGTCCTTGCCGAACTGAACCTGGACAAAAAGTACTTGTACGGAGCGGGCAGCATGATTTCCCACGCTAAAAACTCGGGAGACCCACAAAAGTTTCTCAATCTCCATGGGAAACTCCCCCGAAAGCTGGAAATCTATAGAAAATACAATGAAATGCTTGAACAGAACAACTCCATTGACTTCGATGACATTCTCCTGCTCACCCGTGATCTTCTGATAAAATTTCCAGAGATTCGTGACCGATATCAGAATTCTTTTGATTATATCCTGGTGGACGAATTCCAGGATTCCAACGATATTCAAAACCAGATCATCGATTTGCTCCTGCGGGATGGAAGACTGACCGTTGTAGGGGATGACTATCAGAGTATCTACAAGTTCAGAGGAGCGGATCCCTTTCATTTTATCAATTTTCCCCGGAAATACTGTGACGCACGGATCTTCAAATTAGAAGAAAATTACCGCTCCACGACGGAAATCGTAGCCGCTTCCGACGCTCTTATCGCCAATAATTCCCAACGCATGGAAAAAACATGCTTCAGCAGGCGCAAGGGTGAACTTATTCACGTCAAATCGCTCCCCACCGACGACGCCGAAGCGGCCTGGGTCGCCAAGAAATGTTGGGAATATGTCGGCTACAAGAAAATTACCATGCAGGAAATCGCCATTCTCTACAGAACAAAGTTCACGTCTCTTCCCTTTGAACGGGCCTTGAGGTCCGAAAGGCTTCCTTACAACATGGTTGGAGCGCAGGGCTTTTTTCAACGCAGGGAAGTTCAAGACCTTAACGCTTATCTTATCAGTGCGGTCAATGTTCGGGATGACGTCTCCTTTGAACGCATCATCAACGTTCCCAAGCGTGGCATTGGTCCGGGCGCTCTCAAGAAAATCTTTGCAGCCAAAGAGCGAGATATGTCTTTACAGGACGCGTGCCGAAAAGCACTCCGCAGGAACATTCTTCCCAAAAAGGCCATGGTGGAATTGGATAAACTGCTCTCATTCATCGAAGCCATTGGAAAGGAAAAGCCGGATACAGCTCTGAGAAAAGTCGTTATGGAAATGGAATACGGCGAATACATCAAATCCATCGCAGAGAACGAAGAAGACGTCATAAGCCGTATGGAAAATATCAAGCAAATGATCTACGATGCGTCGCAAAAAGATTCCATTGCAAGCTACCTGGAAGATGCCGCACTCATCAGGGATGATCAGGATACCGCAGACAAGAAGAATGGAATCAGGCTCTCCACGATTCATGCTGCCAAAGGGCTGGAATTCAAGGTGGTTTTCGTCGTCGCACTCGAAGAGGGCATTCTGCCGCATGGTCGATCGTTTGATGCCCGGGATGAAAAAAAGCATGATGAAGGTATCGAGGAAGAACGGCGTCTCATGTATGTGGCCATGACCAGGGCCTCGGACTATCTCCATCTTACCTCTTCCAGAACGCGAAGGGGGGAAGCAACGATAGAAAGCCGTTTTCTCGATGAAATTCCGGAAGATCTTCAGGACAGACAGTAA
- a CDS encoding cold-shock protein — MAEGRVKWFNDQKGYGFIEADSGKDVFVHHTSIQGQGFKSLSEGQRVAFDEEQGAKGPQAVNVRKL, encoded by the coding sequence ATGGCGGAAGGTCGAGTAAAGTGGTTCAATGATCAAAAGGGTTATGGTTTTATCGAAGCCGATTCTGGAAAGGATGTCTTTGTTCATCATACTTCCATCCAGGGTCAGGGTTTCAAGTCTTTGAGCGAAGGTCAAAGGGTGGCTTTTGATGAAGAGCAAGGCGCTAAAGGGCCTCAGGCGGTTAACGTGAGGAAGCTTTAG
- a CDS encoding DUF6125 family protein, with amino-acid sequence MSSQSQPKVFDDLSQPELVQWVMEGFRRTLIHYGSWFREVEYQLGMKKAAAIETVAGDLSWSIMFNRLAKVLDIEVEDGVPKALRNMGRQDLLKLLDAICVNWLANDGVWFQAVEKQFGMDTAKRCNDTCWSRFSPYEAHRIKELLGIPELGGLDGLKTALAFRMYARINKQSIEDVDAKSFIFRMEECRVQVARKRKGLQDYPCKSGGMVEYPFFASYIDPRIETECIGCPPDPHPEEWYCSWKFTLRD; translated from the coding sequence ATGTCCAGTCAATCTCAGCCGAAGGTGTTTGATGATCTGTCTCAACCGGAGTTGGTTCAGTGGGTCATGGAGGGATTTCGGCGCACTTTGATACATTATGGAAGCTGGTTCAGGGAAGTGGAATACCAGTTGGGAATGAAGAAAGCGGCTGCCATTGAAACGGTCGCCGGTGATCTTTCGTGGAGCATCATGTTCAACAGGCTTGCCAAGGTACTGGATATTGAAGTGGAAGACGGAGTTCCGAAGGCTTTGAGGAACATGGGAAGGCAGGATCTTTTGAAACTGCTCGATGCCATTTGCGTCAACTGGCTGGCCAACGACGGAGTCTGGTTCCAGGCTGTGGAAAAGCAGTTTGGAATGGACACTGCGAAACGCTGCAATGATACGTGCTGGTCGAGGTTTTCACCTTACGAGGCTCACAGGATCAAGGAACTGCTTGGGATTCCTGAACTGGGTGGATTGGATGGATTGAAAACGGCTCTCGCTTTTCGCATGTATGCGCGAATCAATAAACAGTCCATCGAAGATGTGGATGCAAAAAGTTTTATATTCAGAATGGAAGAATGCCGAGTGCAAGTAGCGCGAAAACGTAAAGGACTTCAGGATTACCCCTGCAAATCAGGGGGCATGGTGGAGTATCCCTTTTTTGCCAGTTACATAGACCCGCGCATCGAAACGGAATGCATTGGTTGCCCGCCCGACCCCCATCCTGAAGAGTGGTATTGTTCCTGGAAATTTACTTTGAGGGATTAA
- a CDS encoding pyrimidine/purine nucleoside phosphorylase, with translation MEVKNILSEVPKSLENECFESLIQTREVKIERIISLGHASPEGYWYDQQQNEWVLVIKGRARLRFEGSDTMISLEAGDYINIPSHRRHRVEWTDPAEETIWLAVHY, from the coding sequence ATGGAAGTCAAAAATATCCTGTCGGAAGTTCCTAAATCTCTTGAAAACGAATGTTTTGAAAGCTTGATCCAAACCAGGGAGGTAAAGATCGAGAGGATCATTTCCCTGGGGCATGCCTCACCCGAAGGGTATTGGTACGATCAACAGCAAAATGAATGGGTCCTTGTCATTAAAGGGAGGGCTCGCCTGCGTTTTGAAGGCAGTGATACAATGATCAGCCTGGAGGCCGGCGACTATATCAATATTCCTTCACACAGAAGGCATCGCGTTGAATGGACTGATCCCGCTGAAGAAACAATCTGGCTGGCGGTTCACTATTGA
- a CDS encoding Tex family protein: MNEQYISIISKELQLAPHQIQATLQLFEDGATVPFIARYRKEATGSLDETQIVAIRDRLAQLEALDKRREAILKSLAETGKLTNDLNLKVLKADSLAVLEDLYLPYRPKRRTRATIAKEKGLEPLAQKLFDQEPGLDPDVEARRYLDEEKGVSSVDDALSGARDIIAEWANENTETRAHLRNLFSRKGQFRAKVLPGKEAQGIQYRDYYDWEESVGQAPSHRVLAMRRGEREGFLSLHILPPEEEALAILESLFLKGDSPASQQVRLALHDSYRRLLAPSLETEIKQETKVRADRDAIAIFVDNLRHLLMAAPLGSKKVMAIDPGFRTGCKVVCLDPQGKLLHNETIYPHTGDQAAAKAVERIVAMVRQFKTEAIAIGNGTAGRETESFVRKLGLPADVQIVMVDESGASIYSASAIAREEFPDHDLTVRGAVSIGRRLMDPLAELVKIDPKSIGVGQYQHDVDQGELKKSLDDVVMSCVNSVGVEVNTASAQLLTYVSGLGPQLAKNILAYRNEKGPFESRAELKRVPRLGPKGYQQAAGFLRIRGGSNPLDSSAVHPESYPIVETMAKDLKCSVSDLMRDESLRQKIDLSRYVTKDVGMPTLNDILQELAKPGRDPRKTFEPFSFAPGIESIDDLQPGMRLPGIVTNVTAFGAFVDIGVHRDGMVHVSELCDYFIKDPGQVVRVHQQVMVTVLDVDHQRKRIALSMKNQGDNKSKDKPDRKTPKNVPQPSTQKYHEKISQKKKQRGIQQSL, translated from the coding sequence ATGAACGAGCAGTACATTTCCATTATTTCAAAGGAGCTTCAACTCGCCCCCCATCAGATCCAGGCTACTCTGCAGCTCTTTGAAGATGGAGCAACGGTTCCATTTATCGCGCGATACCGCAAGGAAGCCACAGGATCTCTGGATGAAACTCAGATTGTGGCTATCCGTGATCGTCTCGCTCAACTTGAAGCTCTCGATAAACGACGCGAGGCGATCCTGAAATCCCTTGCCGAGACGGGAAAGTTGACGAACGATCTGAACCTCAAGGTCCTCAAGGCCGATTCCCTTGCCGTTTTGGAAGATCTCTATCTACCCTACCGCCCCAAGCGTCGGACTCGAGCTACCATCGCCAAAGAAAAGGGACTTGAACCCCTTGCACAGAAGCTCTTCGACCAGGAGCCGGGTCTGGATCCGGACGTTGAGGCTCGCCGGTACCTCGACGAGGAGAAAGGTGTTTCCTCGGTAGATGATGCTCTTTCAGGGGCCCGCGACATCATTGCCGAGTGGGCCAACGAAAATACCGAAACCCGTGCTCATCTGCGTAACTTGTTTTCCCGGAAAGGTCAGTTTCGAGCCAAGGTTCTTCCGGGAAAAGAAGCCCAAGGCATCCAGTACCGTGATTACTACGACTGGGAAGAATCAGTCGGCCAGGCTCCATCGCATCGCGTGCTTGCAATGCGTCGTGGCGAGCGTGAAGGGTTTCTTTCCCTCCATATTCTCCCACCTGAGGAAGAAGCTCTTGCCATTCTGGAATCTCTTTTTTTAAAGGGGGATTCGCCTGCTTCTCAACAGGTCCGATTGGCCCTCCATGACAGTTATCGCCGACTGCTGGCTCCTTCCCTGGAAACGGAAATCAAACAGGAGACCAAAGTGCGTGCAGACCGGGATGCCATTGCCATTTTTGTGGACAACTTGCGGCACCTGCTCATGGCCGCCCCTTTGGGATCCAAAAAGGTGATGGCCATCGACCCGGGGTTCCGGACCGGCTGTAAGGTGGTATGCCTGGATCCTCAGGGGAAACTTCTTCACAATGAAACCATTTACCCTCATACGGGAGATCAGGCAGCGGCCAAGGCGGTAGAGCGGATCGTGGCCATGGTGCGCCAGTTTAAAACAGAAGCCATCGCCATTGGAAACGGTACGGCGGGAAGGGAAACGGAATCCTTTGTTCGGAAATTGGGGCTTCCTGCAGACGTTCAGATCGTCATGGTGGATGAGAGTGGGGCATCCATTTATTCGGCTTCCGCCATTGCTCGGGAAGAATTTCCCGATCATGACCTGACAGTTCGTGGAGCCGTTTCCATCGGGCGGCGTCTCATGGACCCGCTGGCGGAGCTGGTCAAAATAGATCCCAAGTCCATCGGGGTGGGGCAGTATCAACACGATGTGGATCAGGGCGAACTCAAGAAAAGCCTTGACGATGTGGTCATGAGTTGTGTGAACAGTGTAGGTGTTGAGGTCAACACCGCCAGCGCACAGTTGCTCACTTACGTTTCAGGACTTGGACCTCAGCTGGCGAAAAATATCCTGGCATACCGGAACGAGAAGGGCCCCTTTGAATCTCGCGCAGAACTCAAGAGAGTTCCCCGCCTTGGACCCAAGGGGTACCAGCAGGCCGCCGGTTTTTTGCGCATTCGCGGAGGCTCGAATCCCCTCGATTCCAGCGCCGTCCATCCCGAATCGTATCCCATCGTTGAAACCATGGCGAAGGATCTCAAATGCTCCGTCTCCGACCTCATGCGTGATGAAAGCCTCAGGCAGAAGATCGATCTGTCGCGCTATGTCACCAAGGATGTGGGGATGCCCACTTTGAACGACATTCTACAGGAACTGGCCAAACCTGGTAGAGATCCTCGGAAAACCTTTGAACCCTTTTCCTTTGCACCAGGAATTGAGAGCATCGATGACCTGCAGCCCGGCATGAGGTTGCCAGGCATCGTCACGAATGTCACTGCATTCGGAGCATTTGTAGACATTGGTGTTCACCGCGACGGGATGGTTCACGTGAGCGAACTTTGCGACTACTTTATAAAAGATCCCGGCCAGGTAGTGCGCGTACACCAGCAGGTGATGGTCACCGTTCTCGATGTGGATCATCAAAGAAAACGCATCGCTCTTTCCATGAAGAACCAGGGAGATAATAAATCAAAGGACAAACCGGACCGTAAGACTCCGAAGAATGTTCCGCAGCCTTCCACACAAAAATACCACGAAAAGATATCACAGAAAAAAAAACAAAGGGGGATTCAACAATCCCTTTGA